CTAAGGCTTCTAAGCCATGTGCTGGGTAGCTTGTGTTTGAAAGAAAGGAAGCACAGGCAACAaaacaagagactataaaaggcagcagcaacttctccattttgtcttcaatcctgcttcttacctctggaggaactttgctacaaactgaagctctgaacaatggactgaatgacccatccaagctatGGATGAACTGCGGAGAATTGACTTAacccagcagtttattccatcactgctacaaacctgagtCAAGAagtttgccattactgtatgtaattgattcctttaaccaattttaactctcacctttctttttataaataaacctttagattttagttaataagaattggctgtagcatctatttgggtaagatctaaaacattcattaacctgggaggtactgtgtccaatcctttgggattggtagaaccttttattttatatgaagAAATAAGATTTACAAAAATTTGACGTGGGTAcatggatggaggcctgaggctggatcacttcaagagaactgtgttgtttggacttctgagtaaccaacTTCCTTTCATTCTTTTCACAGTCATGACTTCTCAGTCTCTGCAGCATAGCATCAAAAGTGTATGTGTGTCAGCTGGACTCCTCAGAGCCAGAGGTGAATGGCAGCCCCATAGCTCCCCTCTTtactcttcctgcaccccaaacctctcatccctggccccagcccagagccctgactccctcctgcaccccaaacctctgtcccaatcccaaacccctcatccccagctctgttgggtcgaGGAGAACAaatttcttcaactgggtcaccagaaaaacggtttgaaaaccactgctctacatgCCTCTTGACCTTTCCAAGTGCCGACTTAAGAGGATTCCACAAAACTCCATGTCtcctccccactgcttctctccccactgttgactaaaaaacaaaacaaaacacaactacGTTACAAGCACGTGGGTTACATACACATCATGGGAAGGAATGCTGCAGCCATGTCTGTATTTCATAATTAAATGTGTTTCACAAGGAAAGCATGACAATTGCATTGGTTCGTGATTTCCAGTTGGAATTTCCAGTTGATGGGTTTGAGCCATAAAGCACTAAATGGCTTGGGGACCCAACTACCTGAAAGACCTGAGTCCTTTCGCACTGAGGAgttcagtggagccactggagcTGGCAATCTGCTGCTTTGAAGGAAGAGGAGCTGCCAGTAGAGCATTTTCTGAGAGAACCTTGCCTCTGAAACTCATTTCCCCTTCAGCCTGACACAGCTTAGATTTGTTAACCTTCTGGGTATGTTCATCTATTTGAATGCGCTTGTTTGCACAAAGTGGGATGAGGTTTTATTGTTCATGGAAAGGAACGGACTATTATGGGATTACTATGTTACGTACTGAGTTTGTTCCTTTACCAGTATAAaggctatattttaaaatgacttgGGCAGTCGAGTCCTTTTATCATATTAAGGATATCTGTCCTTTTGCCATGGTTTTTAATAACTCTACAATGCCTAAAGGATTGATAAGTGATTTAAtaaatgtaaatttttaaaaatcctttactACTACACATATTGTGgttgcacctaggagccccagtcacagaccaggacctcactgggctaggcactgtataaacacagaacaaaaaaagggCTTTAACTACCTTCTCTTCCCATCTTTCTTAAATAAGAGGGAGCCTAATGGACCTTACCATTCTCCTTTCTATGGGACCAAACTACAAACCTGTACTTGTAAAACTGTCCTTCCTTCTGCAGATTTTATGcatatgagggggaaaaaaaaaatccacacacacacagaataaggcctactctgttcttaaaaaagactAACAAAAAACTGTATCACAGCAAATTACCCCTCTCTCCAAAATACTGAAAACCCCAAATTCATCTTTCACTTTGGGCTATATTCTGTCACCCTGATTCACAATTAGCACTTTTTCTCTGTGGATAGTCCCTTATAAGATGGGTCTTAcacattcttttttattttgtggCTTTGATTTCATTGCTGAGCTAACTAAACAGTTATTAATCTTCAGAGACTCTTGAATTAAAGTCAGTTACTTAGTGACAGACAAGTTTAACAATCTAATGAAGTTTTGGATACCAGCATGTATGTTGAAAACACCATCTAAACTTAATTTTTCCACttgtaacaaatttattaggcTCATCTTCATTATTCGTATTAATATACAAATAGGCATGGCATTGATCCAGTGTGTGCATGGTCAAGAGATTGATGGTTTGTGTATATGGCTAGAGGAATTTATTTGTGCATCCAAGACTTGCCAACCCTGCCAGAGTTAATGATTTTAGCTTCTCCATTATATTTTCCtcaggaaaaatatatatttatacgaATCATTCAGCTGTATGTTGAACTGGCGAGCATTTTGTCCATATCTCTTTTTAAGATTTCATGTCAGTTATCAGTGAAGTTTCCTATGTAGTTCTGATGACAAAAGCTGCTCACTGCTTTTCAAATgcctaaacaattttaaacataaTTGTTTCTTTGATCTTCAAGCACTCTTTTTCTTAGTTTTCTCTTCTGCCTTAAGGTCTTTTGCTATGCATCTGGAGTTGAAAGCTGATAACATTTCTGCTGCTGTCAAGTTGGCTCCTTTCATTATCAATCTGTCTCCATCAGCTGTAAAGGAAAGATTGTACATTTTAGAGGTGATAAATAAAGTTATAAGAAACAATTTAGCATACATTCAAACTAAAATAGGTGTAAACACTCAGTTCATTCAGTTTACTTAAAAATATTCAGTGATTTCATATACCCATTACCACTGAATCTGTGCGCATACCATACATTAAGAGCAAGCAAACATTAAAGTTAACTGCCCACAACAAAAACAGCCTCCATCCCTGAACTGCCTCATCCAAACATAAGGAAAAACTCCCCAGATATGATCTAGTTTCAGAACAGATGCGTTACTAAAGTAGTTCACGTTATTCTCTGAAGGTAGGCAAACTTGGACTGTAAGGCTACGTCTACGCTAGAAAGGTAAGTTGACCTatattaggtcaacttacagccactgcagtaattactgtagtggtgcatgtctacactaccctccttgggtcagtggtgtgtgtcctcaccaggagcacttccactaaCCTAAAAGGGGTAGTGTGCAGAGCTGAGAATCccgggggaggcggggagagAAGAGGCTGCCCAGGGCTTcttgccccagctcccagctggaAGCAGAGTCCCGTCGTCCAGGCTTCTCACCATGGCTCCCAACCCGGAGCGGGGTCCATTCTCATCCCATCTTCCAGGAAGGGGCAGAGTCCAGCTGCCTGGctttcttgttaatttcacagttcctgccaacagctgatgtaagtaatgcagtgtctacacaaaCACTGCATCGCCCTatctacactgacataagccttACGCCTCTTGTGTAGGTGGAGTTATAATGGTATAGTAGGGCActtaggccaagtctacacttaCCAGAGATTGACGCTGACGTGATCAAtgcagcgggggttgatttagtgggtctgttGAAGACCTACTAAATCAATTGCAGAACACTCTCTGGCCCGACTCCACTACTCCACCGGAACAAGaaaagtaaggtaagtcgacaggtgAGGGTCTCCCGTCGACGCAGCATGGGGTAAACACcacggtaagtcaacctaagctacgtcgattcAAGTTATGTTATTCATGTAACTAGGGtggcataacttaggtcgacttactgcggtaTCGTAGAAAAGGCCTTACATCGGCAggaggaaggctgtagtgtagtcactgacataattaggtcaatgtaagctgccttacgtcgacctaactgtgtagtgtagaccagccctaagggaGTAGATTCCACATCTGAAATATTGCatataaagagacaaggtgggtgaggtaataaggGAGAACTCGGAACAAAATGCAGTGCCTAAAACTAATCATAATTAAATTTTGAAGTGACTAGATTTTTCAAGTTGACAGTATCTCTCAAAAAAACTATAGCAAGCTATCTAGCAGCAGCATAATACACTGTCTTGTGCAGTTTCCAAGTTCAGGTCCTGTATTCCCAGAGTCCAAGGGCTGGAAATGCTCCCTTGGCaacatgctcagcaccttgggAAAGTGAAAAATTGAAAGCAGTAGTTTCTGGCATCAGTAAAATAATCTCTTTTGGCAGAGGCTGTGCACAGCATTGAGCTTCATCATCTAGTATATCATGGCAAGAGACAAGGATGGCAAATAAATGAGGAAGGAAATACTCTATAGAGACACtgaatgaaaaatatatatgtttgACATATCAAACCTAAAACTTTGCAACGTTCGCTAGAAATGGCAGCtgacctgattaaaatatgaaaatttaaaggaaaacaaatagaTAATCATTAGTGAAGGAAAAACTTAATGGGCTGGGTTCTCTGCTGGACCTCTTAGAAGACAGCAGAACAGAAGGTAAAGCTTAGGAAAGAGGAGAACAAAGGTGGATTAAAGCGATTTGTGAAGTGCCTCGAatctgggctgctctgggggtTGACAGAAACCTCCAGTACAAGTTAGAGGAGCCCACAGAGCTGGCTGCACAGCTCGTAGACccatttctgcaaacatttatacatgtgagtagtcccactgaggtgGGACAGCTCATATGACAAAGTTACTGTGGCAGCATGGAGCCACACTGCCTGCAATAGGGCTCTGCACAGGTGCAAGGGTCCACTTGCAGACCTCTCAGTTAAGTATTGGAGCTGAATGTTTGTAATGAAGTCAATTCCCTTTCTTCCCAGTTCTAAATCCAGTagacagaactttttttttaaatttccttcccAATACATTAACCTGACTGATTCCATCGTACTCTTGCTCAAAAACATGTTTGtccaacacctagcacaatgcgaTTCTGATCCATAACTGGGATGTCAAGGTATGACCCCAACACAAATACAAATTACAGGAAACAACCACAAATATCTTCCCGTGTGAGTCTAGAAAGGCTACATTCCCTTTAAGATGAATGATAAACTCCTTACCAAACATGATGTCTACAACTGGTTCAGATCCATCGTGCCTTACATCTGTTGTCACTACACAGTTGATATTGGAGGCACGAGCTTTTTTACTGTTTACACGTTCAAGAAATATTCTGAAAAGATTTAAGAAATATAAATTAAGTAAGAATATACTGAACATATTTCTGCAATTAATTTACATAGTTTGATGTTGCTAACCAAAATACAAACCAATTAGGATTTATATTTACTGCCTCAGTTCTACAAGAAGTTCCATAAGTGCAGACTCGATTGTATGATTATTTTAACAGACTATtacaaagaaattttaaaatctaatttgctTTTCactattttgtttcctttctgcaTTTCTTTTTGATTGATTGCGTTATCCCAGCTATCAGTCAGATCAATTTTTCTTTATAACCCATTTTACTTTCCGGTTGTCAATGTTTCAGTGTTTGGAGTTCagagaaatgtttattttgtttaaatatctGTTTCCATTGCATTTTTTTCCCAACTCCATGGTAACATTTCTAATGATTTGCTGAAGTTTGtgtaatttgtttttcatttaatttttggtCAAAGTTCAATGAATAGGGTCACTTTGAAGCCATATCAGTTACCTGCAAGAGTCAGGAAGGAATGCCCTGCACACACACCAATGTATTCTGCTGTGGGTTATTTTTATTGCCTTACTCTGAAGCATCAGTGATAGCCACAGCTGGAGATATGAGATTGGCTGGGGTGGGCCAGAGCTCTtaggtggcaccaagcattctctctctctcaaggtgcttggctggctggttcttgctcatatgctcagggtctaccTGATCACCATATATAGggtgaggaaggaattttctctcaggtcagattggcagcgACCTTGGTTGTGCTTCATCTTCCTCTGTAGTGTGTGGGTATCTCTaatcacttaatcatttccctgccattgtgagggtcttgggcactggtgcaccttggtctcTCCTATTCTCGGTCCGTGGCTCATAGTATCTAGTCTCATGAGAGCTGCaatgctttggtctaatttcagttgttggtttTAACGTGCAGGTACTGGTGGTGGGTAGTGGTGACCTGTAAtacacaggtcagactagattatctggTTGTCCCTTTTAGCCTTAACCTCTAttactgtgtgtgtatgcacatgcACGCCTGCGGGTACATGTAAAATAACTCCTCACATCTGTTCCAAGTTTGTGTTTTATGTTCCTTTAGTAAAGTATTTATGTCATGGAAAAAGCACAATTATTTGGACTTCTCAGGCAATTGATTACCAAAGAACATCAGCCATTGTATTTTTCCTCACTATTTCTAAGTATTGTAAGACTAATAACTAGGGCCTTACCAATTTCACAGcagtgaaaaatgtgtcatggaccatgaaataagTCCTTCCCCACaaagggggcaggctggggggggggcgggtctagAGCCACCTCCAGGAGTCTCCCCCTTCTGTAGGACGCTCTGGGACTAGGCAGTAGCCCCAGAGGGTTCTTGCAGCTGGAGAAGGCTTGTGGAGCTGGATCCTATCTttcctgtgctgctgggagcatcCCAGCAAAGGGGGCACCTAGCTGATagtctgggcagggctggggcaggataGGACGTGGTCTTTCCTTGCAGGGGTGCTCTTGGatctctctcccagctgcagatAGCTCCGCACCCCATGCTCCCCATTCTGTCCAGCTCTgtaggcagcacagaagtgagggtggcaaccCCATGACCCTCCCTACAATAGGTTTGCAACTCCCCCACACatcccctttttgggtcaggacccccacggTTAacacaccatgaaatttcagatttaaaaatctaaaaacGTGAAATTTACCAATTTTCAATTCCTATagtcatgaaattgaccaaaatagaccgagaatttggtagggccctactaataaCTAATCTTACAGCTGACTCCACATGTGCTGACCCTTGCACTCACATGGATCCTCAATGACTTTAGGGTTGGGGCCTCTGTGCTTAgcatagtaaagttaagcacatgtgtgcTTGCAGGCCTTAGTCAGTACCTCTATACTTTGAGCTGGAGGTGCAATTTCTAGCTTGAGGAGACTGAACCCCTGCTAGCTCTGACTGAGCtattgtgctaaaaatagagtgtagctgtgGCAGCAGGAAGGGCTATCCACCCCACCACATGGTTAGCGTCTCGGACTACTTagggtggctagctcctccctcTATGctgctacactctatttttagcacgctagctcagTCACAGCTCCAGCAGATATGTCCCCGCAAGTTCCAATTTACAGTTTCCAGCTCATAGTGTCTACTTTatatgctgcagtttccacggtatgcatccgatgaagtgagctgtagctcacgaaagctcatgctcaaataaattggttagtctctaaggtgccacaagtactccttttctatttgcgaatacagactaacacggctgttactctgaaacctgacatctgTACAGGTGTCACTAAACCAGTAGTCTGAAAacaatggggttgcacaggtcTTGCTGGGGTCTTAACTTGGCCAACTCtcacaatatttgatgttttaacTTAAATataaagaatggccatactgagttaGGCCAATGATCCACCTAACCCAATATCTTGTTATCCAACAGTGGTCAacgccagatgcttcaaaggaaatgaatagaacagggcaattatcaagtgatctatcccacCCTCCAGTCCCAgtatctggcaatcagaggcttagggacaccaagagcatggggCTGTACTgctaaccatcttggctagtaaCCATggacagacctatcctccatgaacttagctaattctttttttaacccagttatacttttgggctTTACAACATCCCAAGACAAGGAggtccacaggttgattgtgcattgagtgaagaagtatttccttatattAGTTTTAAACTTGATGCCTATTAAAGCCCTGGTTAGTGGAGACAACTGATTATACAAAAATATCAGCATTCAAGTAAAAAAATGACTGTAAGCCtagtggttgcagagaaaagcataaaaatgtgacctgagtgcaccTGACAGGCTCAAAAAAGGAgggcaattttttaaatcttttgtttttaatctcaaTTTTTAGGTACCTGACTTGtggttttttaaacatttaaaggcTGACAATGCTGCTTATTACTGACAATAATGGGAAGACAGGATGGACCCATACTGACTCTCCCGGCCCAGGTAAAGTTGTCTTTGTACTTGGTAACCAGTCTAGAACCAACCACTTGCTCTAGAACCCAGCAACAGCGAACCCACCCAATGCCCTGTAACACGGTCGTGTTTGGAGACAAACAGCCCTGTAAGTAGAACCAGATCCAAACCTCAAAGCTGCGTCGGGTGCATACGGCCGGGGTGGGGGAGCCCATCccttggctggagggccagggGGAAAGAGGGGTCTCTCCGCACGCAACACGCCACGGAAGCCATTCCAGCCCCGGGGGCGAATGGGCCGGGCAGAGCGAACCACTCGCTGCCCCGCCGCACAGGCGGAGCCCAACGCCcagggggcgagggggagggtAGACGGGAAAGGCCTCGCTTGGTAGGCTGAATGGGGCGCAGGAACCCATAGGGGAGCGGGTAGGGCGGGCCGGCCGACTGGCCGCTCCCCGTCCAGGGgggaatgtgggggaggggctgctcccCGTGAGGCGGGTATAGCGGGTGTCTGGCCGCCCTCCCGAGCTCTCCTCACCGTGTGGTTTCCACGTTGGTCTGGAAAGGGCAGAACCGGACCACGACGCTCTTCACGTGCCGCAGCGCCACCGCGGCCTTGGGCACCGCCATCTTCCCCTTGCTCGGCCTGGGACTACAATTCCCACAAGCCCCTTCGCCAAGGCGGGGCGCGGAGGGCTGGCGGCGCGCGCAGCTCTGTGGGAAACGTAGTGCTCGGCGGCGGGGGCTGggctgcgctgcgctgcgctgcgctgcggCGGGCCCCGAGCTGCCGGAGCCCCTCGCGGTGCAGCTCTGCTCGTGCCTGGCGTTCTGCCCTGGGCGTACTTCgagcctggcccctccccctcgGCCTGGGAGCTGAGCGCCGGGGTCGCAGCCTCTCCCACTGGGGGGTGATAGAGTTTGCGGCGGGGTCCGCTCAAATGCGGAGTTTTCACTCATTTAAAGAAATTAGCCGCATGTTCAGAAACGGACTCAGATTTTGCCCCGGGAGCagcggggtggggtgcgggggagtGTACGCCCCACCAGGTATCATTCATTACAGTGCAATGCAGTGAATAGAAATGAGTGACGAGCAGGACAAGGACGTGGCCTCGTTAAAGTTTTCGAAAGACAAAGAGCAAAGATTCGAGTTCAGGGCAATTGTTAGGAAATTTGATTCTTTTcatgttaacatttttatttgattCTTTTTGCTCGTCAAACTTATCAAACACCCGGAGCAAAAATATAGAACTGTAAACATAGTATAGAGCACTGACATGGTGCCCTGTAGTTTATTTCTACACAGACCCACTGCAGCCGGCTTTGTGCAGATGGACAGTCATTGGTTTCAGTGTGGGTTGTCAATAGAGTTgccaactgtcataaatataaagggaagggtaaccacctttctgtatacaatgctataaaatccctcctggccagaggcaaaatcctttcacctgtaaagggttaagaagctaaggtaacctcgctggcacctgatccaaaatgaccaatgaggagacaagttactttcaaatctggagggggggataTTTTCGGGGAAGACGGCTCCAagaggtctctttccctgttctttgtttaaattgctcagtggtggcagcataacaggtttttaacctaagctggttcccaaggcaagcaaaatctgtgccttggggaagttttaatctaagctggtaagaataagcttaggggggtctttcatgcaggtccccacatctgtaccctagagttcagagtgggaaagggacCTTGACACCAACCCCCCATGGTTGTCccagagtctccaggaattaaagattaatttttaattaaagattatatcatgtgatgaaatctccaggaatatgtcccaCCAAAATTGGTAACCCTAGTTAGCACATGAGGTATcacttgcagaatcagggcctaccATAGTTTCTTGTATGAGGGCAGAGAAACCTACAATTATGAATTGCAGGAGTTAAGGATATAAAGACCTATATCCCTGGCAATacttggccctgatcctgtaatggGTCACTGTGTGGGTATGGATACAtccatgcagagctcattgcaggatctgaGTCTATTTCTGTAAGATGTCCCAATTGGTTTCCACCACGACTCCTAGGAATTGTGGATCTTGCATTGGTTTGCCTGGCTTCCTCTTCTCTGATCATATCTATCAATGTTTGAAATAAACCTTTTTTATAAGAATGGTCATATACTAAACAAAGGGCAATCTGAATCTTCACTGTTGTAAAATATAGAAGAGGGACCTGCTGAAGAGTCTGGTAGAAATGGaaataaagactttttaaaatagatgCATTAGAAAATATATAAAAGGGGGTAAGATAAACCAGCTAAATAATAAGTTGTTAAACAAACACTGTTGAAGTTGATTGGAATGCAGCATAGCCAGTGTAATTCATCAATTTTACACTAGATGGCAGAAACAACTTTTGTAAAGTTTTTGGGAGTTGTGTACTATCTGAAATTGTTAGTAGAGTACTGGGATCCTAGTAAACCTTTGGTGTGGGAGCTTGGAATAAATCAGCTTTGGTAATGTTTTTAAATACAGTGCGAAATTCTAGGGAATCTTTCAATACTGTATTTCATTTTTACCTGGTGTTGAAGTACTACTGATGCTTTTTCCCCCGAGTAACAAACTGATGTACAAAATAGAATAGTTGGCAACATTTGGAAATGTTACGCTATTGTTGTAATGTAGCtttagctctttttttttaaatgtagccatTAAATTAACTCCAGCTTTCCAGTGAGATGAAgcctaaaaataaaatagttaaacTAATTTCAGAAGTaagtattttaaaactttgtgttttttttttgtttttttttgtttccaaattcATTTATATTATAGCTCTTTGTCTTTGCAAAAATAAGTCTGTGAGAGAAAGCATTGTAACAAACCTACTCCTTAAGCAAAAATTCACTGATTTAAAAGAggatttgcctgagtaaggagtgcCAGATCAGGCACATAGAGGGGCaaatagaatattttatttttaaaaggtgaactCAAACTATAGAACTTCAACAATCCTTCTCTTTCTTCATTATAATACAAATCAGTAACAACATTTCCATCAGCCTCTCTTAGAGCAGTATGGGATCAACCTTGATTAAGGAATGAGGAAGGAAGGATGTATTTTATTGATCGTTAAGAGTTCAGTTCTGCCAGGTGCTGGGCACCCTgtactcctgttgatttcaaaatAGGTAAGGCAGAAATAATCTTTATATCATCCCCTATTGTGTTTTAATAGCAGTTTCCTGTGGAATTTGTACAGTTTACTGTGCAGAATCTAGGGCAAAGAGAACCTTCTCCAATCATCTCATTCATACTGCAAATCAACCAGCCTGTTGGCCTTTGTCATAAATCTATAAAAGTTTTATCTTTCCTCCTAGATCTGAACCATCACTTTGGAAAGATATATAAAAAAATCCCCTtttcagtaatttattttttagCTGCCTGAACCTGATTCATCCAACTTAAAGTTACATAAGGGAAAATATAAAT
Above is a window of Caretta caretta isolate rCarCar2 chromosome 2, rCarCar1.hap1, whole genome shotgun sequence DNA encoding:
- the MRPL53 gene encoding large ribosomal subunit protein mL53; translation: MAVPKAAVALRHVKSVVVRFCPFQTNVETTRIFLERVNSKKARASNINCVVTTDVRHDGSEPVVDIMFADGDRLIMKGANLTAAEMLSAFNSRCIAKDLKAEEKTKKKSA